From Candidatus Pedobacter colombiensis, one genomic window encodes:
- a CDS encoding BamA/TamA family outer membrane protein → MKAYHDYKKNVLFRAILLFIIVFVTACSSTKYIADYQSIVKKVEIEHIPKAFQEEAFNYIQKDIRPTSKLGVNVLIYNIFNTKDGRYKTSNIKPLGSPPPILDSTLVEISRSQIEKYLMSKGYFNAKVKSDIKVKKKRAEVFFEADPGAVFSVNKIIYEIPDEKIKELYLSQKEAYSHLREGKRYDDDSLAYERDQVYLMMKQKGYFDFSRPYIKFSVDSNLNANKANVTMIIDNPIDKPRHLQYNLGEANIIIAPNADGFPRDSTIKMNDKIYRGVRFTDMSGKFRRNPITRYNFLQPGQQYDIGNENLTYDRLYELNVLKNVKIEYNKPKDSANTVDPVIQLIPQKIMSNRIEGEVPFNGGTVGFTLSNTYTNNNLFRGAEKFEFQIKGGLQAWLGQGNVFSEVYQRDFSVSTNLTVPRLMIPFTRSKPNRGGMPHTIFSASYVYALQKGFFQRKVLLTSVAYEFRETRSKFHTITPLNFEYRFGGLLFDKNDSTNVNFPIINDNLINLFLLERKNVTLGIKYAYTLNAEKLLSNGSFVYFRGDIDLAGNMLQGLTKLFHTKLDSLGSSTIFGVPFNQYVRPEIDLRWYKGLGGDKQFVARINAGIAYPYGNSIATGIPFEKLFYAGGSSGVRAWQARTLGPGNYNRGIAITDENQRKILYGFDQTGELHIEANLEYRYKLLNKFFGAKLKGAIFLDAGNVWNVVSGSQASRFDFKSLGNQIALGTGTGFRYDVQYFVFRFDVGLKLKDPQFTGSDQWVITKFLTGGKAFRSAFDAANTPDTYRFIQYNFGIGMPF, encoded by the coding sequence TTGAAAGCATACCACGATTATAAAAAAAATGTTCTGTTTCGTGCAATATTACTATTTATTATTGTTTTTGTTACAGCATGTTCATCAACAAAATACATTGCCGACTACCAATCTATTGTAAAAAAGGTAGAGATAGAGCACATTCCAAAAGCATTTCAAGAAGAAGCATTTAATTATATACAAAAGGATATCAGGCCCACATCTAAGCTGGGTGTCAATGTTTTGATTTATAATATTTTTAATACTAAAGATGGCCGCTATAAAACGAGCAATATTAAGCCTTTGGGATCGCCACCCCCAATTTTAGACAGTACACTGGTTGAAATTTCACGTAGTCAGATTGAAAAATACCTGATGAGTAAGGGGTATTTTAATGCAAAAGTTAAGTCTGATATAAAGGTGAAAAAGAAGCGTGCCGAAGTTTTTTTTGAAGCAGATCCCGGAGCAGTGTTTTCTGTGAATAAGATCATCTACGAAATTCCTGATGAGAAAATTAAGGAATTGTATTTATCTCAAAAGGAAGCGTATAGTCATTTGAGAGAAGGAAAGCGTTATGATGATGACTCCCTGGCCTATGAACGGGACCAAGTTTACCTGATGATGAAGCAAAAAGGATATTTCGATTTTTCGCGTCCATACATCAAATTTTCGGTAGACTCTAACTTAAATGCCAATAAAGCTAATGTTACTATGATTATAGATAATCCTATAGATAAGCCAAGGCACTTACAATACAATTTGGGAGAGGCAAATATTATTATTGCGCCAAATGCTGATGGTTTTCCCCGGGATTCTACTATAAAAATGAACGATAAAATTTATAGGGGGGTAAGGTTTACCGATATGTCCGGGAAATTTAGAAGAAATCCGATTACCAGATATAATTTTTTGCAACCGGGACAACAGTATGATATCGGGAATGAGAACTTAACGTACGATCGTTTATATGAGTTGAATGTTTTAAAGAATGTTAAGATTGAATACAATAAACCTAAGGATAGTGCGAACACCGTAGATCCGGTAATTCAGTTGATCCCGCAAAAGATCATGAGCAATAGGATTGAAGGTGAAGTGCCATTTAACGGTGGTACTGTTGGTTTTACCTTGAGTAATACTTATACTAATAATAACCTCTTTAGAGGGGCAGAAAAGTTTGAGTTTCAAATAAAAGGTGGTTTACAAGCCTGGTTGGGACAGGGCAATGTTTTTAGCGAGGTTTATCAGCGTGATTTTTCGGTGAGTACAAATTTAACTGTCCCACGCTTGATGATTCCTTTTACACGATCTAAACCAAATCGTGGTGGTATGCCACACACAATTTTCTCTGCAAGTTATGTTTACGCTTTACAGAAGGGCTTCTTCCAGCGTAAGGTGCTTCTTACTTCAGTTGCTTATGAGTTTCGTGAAACCAGATCTAAATTTCATACAATAACACCATTAAACTTTGAGTACCGTTTTGGTGGTTTACTTTTTGATAAGAATGATTCCACAAATGTGAACTTTCCCATAATCAACGATAATTTAATAAACCTGTTTTTATTGGAAAGGAAGAACGTAACATTGGGTATCAAATATGCTTATACTTTGAATGCCGAAAAGCTACTTAGCAATGGAAGTTTTGTTTATTTCAGAGGAGACATAGATCTCGCAGGTAACATGCTGCAAGGCTTAACAAAATTGTTTCATACTAAGCTGGATTCGCTTGGCTCTTCAACAATATTTGGTGTTCCATTTAATCAGTATGTACGACCAGAGATAGATCTGCGCTGGTATAAAGGGCTAGGTGGTGATAAGCAATTTGTAGCCAGGATAAATGCTGGAATTGCTTATCCTTATGGCAATTCCATAGCAACAGGTATTCCGTTCGAAAAATTGTTTTACGCAGGTGGATCGAGTGGCGTAAGAGCATGGCAGGCCAGAACTTTAGGGCCGGGAAATTACAATAGAGGGATAGCAATTACAGATGAAAACCAGCGTAAGATACTTTATGGCTTTGACCAGACTGGAGAGCTGCATATTGAGGCAAATCTGGAGTATAGGTATAAACTGTTAAATAAATTTTTTGGTGCTAAACTTAAAGGTGCTATTTTTTTAGATGCCGGGAATGTCTGGAATGTTGTAAGTGGCTCACAGGCATCACGGTTTGATTTTAAATCATTGGGTAACCAGATTGCTTTGGGTACAGGTACCGGTTTTAGGTACGATGTGCAGTATTTTGTATTTAGGTTTGATGTGGGGTTAAAGCTTAAAGACCCCCAATTTACAGGTTCCGATCAATGGGTAATCACCAAATTCCTGACTGGTGGGAAAGCCTTTAGAAGTGCATTTGATGCAGCCAACACTCCAGATACCTATCGTTTTATACAATACAACTTTGGTATAGGAATGCCTTTCTAA
- a CDS encoding DUF6067 family protein gives MKQTIALFVVLLLVKNANAQKNTTAYAPLVVKEKSITLPGKQLDINADGFPAMIQTSFNLVTEPIHFHVVKAANHKDIKWKSGAFNFTSQKPEKVSWTVKNTSDSLSMDVDGQIKADGKLAYTVKITALNDINLDNIRMHIPFTPEAAKFVKGLGQKEELRPDAIDWKWSTDKAAEAKVWVGDVTGGLQFELTDNQHKQIPLSWANDGHGGIHIEQKGKAILADNYSGEHQMKKGDVLYYNFSMLITPDTKTK, from the coding sequence ATGAAACAAACTATTGCCCTATTTGTAGTTTTGCTACTTGTTAAAAATGCAAATGCACAAAAAAATACAACTGCTTACGCACCCCTTGTTGTAAAAGAAAAAAGCATTACCCTGCCAGGCAAACAACTGGATATAAATGCAGATGGATTCCCCGCAATGATCCAAACCTCATTTAACCTGGTTACAGAACCTATCCATTTTCATGTAGTTAAAGCTGCTAATCATAAGGACATCAAATGGAAAAGTGGAGCATTTAACTTTACATCGCAAAAACCGGAAAAAGTAAGCTGGACAGTGAAAAATACATCCGACAGTTTGAGTATGGATGTAGATGGACAGATTAAAGCTGATGGCAAATTGGCTTACACGGTTAAAATAACTGCTTTAAATGACATCAATCTGGACAATATCCGTATGCATATTCCTTTTACACCAGAAGCTGCAAAGTTTGTTAAGGGCCTTGGTCAAAAGGAAGAGTTAAGACCTGATGCAATAGACTGGAAGTGGAGCACTGATAAGGCTGCAGAGGCCAAAGTATGGGTTGGCGATGTTACCGGAGGTCTGCAATTTGAATTGACAGACAACCAACACAAACAGATTCCGTTATCATGGGCTAATGACGGTCATGGTGGTATCCATATCGAGCAAAAAGGAAAAGCCATACTGGCCGATAACTACAGCGGTGAACATCAGATGAAAAAAGGAGATGTTTTATATTATAATTTTAGCATGTTGATTACCCCTGATACAAAAACTAAATGA
- a CDS encoding patatin-like phospholipase family protein, with protein sequence MTFYSHAQKVGLVLSGGGAKGIAHIGTLKALEENNIPIDYITGTSMGGIVGAMYAAGYSPAQIEKVALSSEFQDWVSGRYSSDYSFFFQKKPLNPSIVTAKLLLDTSLRVNFRSNLVNDIPLNFALLELFSQASAISKDNFDNLFVPYRCMVSDVLSQTSITVKKGSLAEAVRATMAVPLIYRPIKLDGKYVFDGGLYNNFPADIMKKEFNPDVMIGANVSSKTYNEYPKNSDERLMNRLMIFMFLSKSDSTLIGSNGVYIQPDLKEYSVSNFSPVEALIKQGYDATIANMAQIKKKIKRRVNINELMARRNDFNNKKPDLIFNNVTVTGVNTQQKKYIERLFKRDHGGFDLNDIKQGYYKLVADETFETIYPKISYDPVSDIYNFEIVAHPKKSVKIDFGGNISSRPISNVFLGVQYSILNRKAYSFGVNLYSGRFYESAQVTARVDFPSRLPLFLGVDVTYNHFNYYETSSIFIENPHPTYIEQSDRKIDLKMGMPLNRNTRITLSSAFINNIDNYSPNNTFSVGNVLEKTILNGSRSSLSFEQYTLNRKQYANRGRNFLLSFNYFAGRESYTPGNINAPADLLAPPKVGVNKQFREWINIKMSEENYFLKFGKYTLGYQAEAVYSSQPLFSNYYSTLLAAPAFYPLQDSRSIFLENFRATTYLAGGLKNVYSIKKSLDLRVEGYLFLPYREFEKVGFQGVAHKTAFSNWHYAGTAGLVYNTPLGPISLSYNLYDDPIKRNGVLLHLGYLIYNKRSLE encoded by the coding sequence TTGACATTTTATAGCCATGCTCAAAAAGTGGGTTTAGTATTGAGTGGTGGCGGTGCCAAAGGTATTGCCCATATTGGGACTTTAAAAGCACTGGAAGAAAACAATATCCCAATTGATTACATCACAGGCACTTCTATGGGTGGCATAGTAGGTGCTATGTATGCTGCAGGGTATTCTCCTGCCCAAATAGAGAAAGTAGCGCTAAGCTCCGAATTTCAGGATTGGGTTAGTGGTAGATATAGCAGTGATTACAGCTTCTTCTTTCAAAAAAAGCCTTTGAACCCTTCAATTGTAACGGCAAAACTACTACTGGACACAAGTCTGAGGGTAAATTTCAGATCTAACCTTGTAAATGACATTCCGCTAAACTTTGCATTACTCGAACTGTTTTCGCAGGCATCAGCAATATCGAAAGATAATTTCGATAACCTCTTTGTTCCCTACCGATGCATGGTTTCTGATGTCTTATCACAAACCAGTATTACCGTAAAAAAAGGTAGTTTAGCCGAAGCCGTAAGGGCTACAATGGCTGTCCCACTGATATACCGTCCTATTAAACTTGATGGCAAGTATGTTTTTGATGGTGGACTTTACAATAATTTTCCGGCTGACATTATGAAGAAGGAGTTTAATCCTGATGTTATGATTGGAGCCAATGTTTCTTCCAAGACCTATAATGAATATCCCAAAAACAGCGATGAAAGATTAATGAACAGGCTGATGATATTTATGTTCCTTTCTAAATCAGATTCAACGCTTATTGGCAGCAATGGCGTTTATATCCAGCCCGACCTTAAAGAATATAGCGTAAGTAATTTTAGTCCCGTAGAAGCTCTGATAAAGCAAGGATACGATGCCACGATTGCCAATATGGCGCAGATTAAAAAGAAAATAAAAAGACGGGTGAACATTAATGAACTAATGGCAAGAAGAAATGATTTTAACAATAAAAAGCCTGATCTGATATTCAACAATGTAACAGTGACCGGTGTAAATACACAGCAAAAAAAATATATAGAGCGGCTTTTTAAAAGAGACCATGGTGGTTTTGACCTGAATGACATTAAGCAGGGCTATTACAAACTCGTTGCGGATGAAACTTTTGAAACGATTTACCCTAAAATATCTTATGATCCGGTATCAGACATTTATAACTTTGAAATAGTTGCCCACCCAAAAAAAAGTGTAAAAATAGATTTTGGTGGGAATATCTCAAGCAGACCCATTAGTAATGTTTTTTTAGGTGTACAGTACAGCATTCTGAACAGGAAAGCTTATTCCTTTGGGGTAAACCTCTATTCCGGACGTTTTTATGAATCTGCACAAGTAACCGCCCGCGTAGATTTCCCATCGCGTTTGCCTCTATTTCTAGGTGTAGATGTTACCTACAATCACTTTAATTATTACGAGACCAGCTCCATATTTATCGAAAATCCTCATCCCACTTATATAGAGCAATCTGATAGGAAAATTGACCTTAAAATGGGGATGCCATTGAATAGAAACACCCGGATCACACTGAGCTCTGCTTTTATCAACAACATTGATAACTATAGTCCAAACAATACCTTCTCCGTTGGCAATGTCCTGGAAAAAACAATATTAAATGGCTCAAGATCTAGCTTATCCTTTGAGCAGTATACCCTTAATCGTAAGCAGTATGCCAACAGAGGTCGTAATTTCCTGTTAAGCTTTAATTATTTTGCAGGTCGTGAAAGTTATACCCCAGGTAATATCAATGCACCTGCAGACTTGCTTGCACCTCCAAAAGTTGGGGTAAACAAACAATTCAGAGAATGGATAAACATTAAAATGAGTGAAGAAAACTACTTTTTAAAGTTTGGGAAATACACATTGGGCTATCAGGCCGAAGCAGTATATTCCAGTCAACCACTCTTCAGCAATTATTATTCAACCTTATTGGCAGCACCTGCATTTTATCCATTGCAAGACAGCAGGTCGATATTTTTGGAGAACTTTAGGGCAACCACTTATCTTGCCGGAGGCCTTAAAAATGTATATAGCATCAAAAAAAGTTTAGATCTCCGTGTTGAGGGATATCTCTTTCTACCCTACCGTGAGTTTGAAAAAGTTGGTTTTCAGGGTGTAGCACACAAAACTGCATTTAGCAATTGGCACTATGCAGGCACTGCCGGATTGGTTTACAACACACCATTAGGCCCAATAAGCCTGAGTTATAATTTATACGATGACCCCATAAAAAGAAATGGTGTTTTATTACATTTGGGGTACTTAATTTACAATAAACGATCTTTAGAATGA
- a CDS encoding DUF2911 domain-containing protein, with amino-acid sequence MKKIIVLAMVAGMFATSTVFAQQDKSKRASPPASVKETLNSGTTVTIDYSQPSVKGRTIGQEIAPFGKVWRTGANEATSFEVTKAVKVDGKELAAGKYGLYSIPGEKEWVIIFNKKWNQSGTQYDEAEDALRIKVKSAKAAAFTEKMTFTVDKGGKVALIWGDILVPFTVK; translated from the coding sequence ATGAAGAAAATAATTGTATTGGCAATGGTTGCCGGAATGTTTGCAACCTCAACCGTTTTTGCACAACAGGATAAAAGCAAAAGAGCAAGTCCACCTGCATCGGTAAAAGAAACACTTAATTCTGGAACTACGGTTACTATTGACTACAGCCAGCCATCAGTAAAAGGCAGGACAATAGGTCAGGAAATTGCACCATTTGGTAAAGTATGGCGTACAGGTGCTAATGAGGCAACTTCATTTGAAGTTACTAAAGCTGTGAAAGTTGATGGGAAAGAGTTAGCAGCCGGTAAATATGGCTTGTATTCTATTCCAGGTGAAAAGGAATGGGTAATTATTTTTAATAAAAAGTGGAATCAGTCTGGTACTCAGTATGATGAAGCAGAAGATGCTTTACGTATAAAGGTTAAATCGGCTAAAGCAGCAGCATTTACAGAAAAAATGACCTTTACAGTTGATAAAGGAGGTAAAGTGGCCCTGATTTGGGGTGATATTTTAGTTCCTTTTACAGTAAAGTAA
- a CDS encoding CHC2 zinc finger domain-containing protein produces MIPDEFIEEVLAETDIVALVGSYTELKKVGKDYKTLCLFHKEKTPSMTISPEKQIFKCFGCGAGGNAIEFMKRIERKNYPEAIYSLALRIGLIEAEISDLTGTVYVLKLQEDKYYIGFSQNFDARIKAHQSGNGAIWTKKYQMIEVLEYFESVPFDMENEITQKYMSRYGWRNVRGGNYAFKYLHYDQTPEALHRKKKDGAYLLLLKEGKYYVGFSQDMEADIERQFAGKGLAWTKKYPPKRVIQKVKTLNIETAMQLTLQAMKDYGWENVRGYRWTADVIQKPKELDLQ; encoded by the coding sequence ATGATACCAGATGAATTTATTGAAGAAGTCCTCGCCGAGACCGACATCGTAGCACTGGTTGGCAGCTATACCGAATTAAAAAAAGTAGGTAAGGATTACAAAACCCTTTGCCTGTTTCATAAGGAAAAAACACCATCTATGACCATATCCCCAGAGAAACAGATATTCAAATGCTTTGGTTGCGGCGCAGGCGGTAATGCGATAGAATTCATGAAAAGAATCGAGCGCAAAAACTACCCAGAAGCCATTTACAGTCTTGCCTTACGCATCGGCCTGATAGAAGCCGAAATATCAGACCTCACTGGTACGGTCTACGTCCTGAAACTCCAGGAAGATAAATACTATATCGGTTTCAGCCAAAACTTTGACGCAAGGATCAAAGCACACCAAAGCGGGAACGGCGCTATATGGACAAAGAAATACCAAATGATTGAGGTTCTGGAATATTTTGAAAGCGTTCCTTTTGATATGGAAAACGAAATTACCCAGAAATACATGAGCAGGTACGGCTGGCGAAATGTCCGCGGTGGTAATTACGCCTTCAAATATTTGCACTACGATCAAACCCCGGAAGCCCTCCACCGCAAAAAGAAAGATGGTGCTTATTTACTATTGCTAAAGGAAGGAAAATATTATGTAGGCTTCAGCCAGGATATGGAAGCAGACATCGAGCGTCAATTCGCGGGAAAAGGCTTAGCCTGGACAAAAAAATATCCACCCAAAAGGGTAATCCAAAAAGTTAAGACACTGAACATTGAAACCGCTATGCAACTCACCTTGCAGGCCATGAAAGACTATGGCTGGGAAAATGTAAGGGGTTATCGTTGGACGGCAGATGTTATTCAAAAGCCTAAAGAATTGGATTTACAATAA
- a CDS encoding PAS domain S-box protein, with translation MFYQNVLIIRENDQNTDDDSLKKQLISIGYHPSQLATVIGSAYLQEAPFNYEVLLFITEMMEPFDPFVLKLSIDLPDLPLIIITTAASPEETLPTGADDWLLKSWIEPLLLKKTINLAIERKKNSYNYMRIFRENPSPMYIYEKDTFKFLEANTSALKQYGYNRNEFLQLTAQDIRPMSELEAFYKINEDLPHAYSNAGIWHHRRKNGETFYVHIYTHQILFGGKSCKLVMAIDIDGSIKAEKVLKEKAREIEDILESITDGFFTVNKNWEFTYINKEFERILKRTRDELLGKNLWESFPQSLTLDFFTQYHKAMDEHVSVHFEEFDNVISRWLAVNAYPTESGLAIYFVDITDQKNYQQKIESQNKQFKEIAWVQAHQIRGPVSNLLGLVELFNIKEPSDPDNLELLARVKHTAIQMDESIKEIVYLTRKLES, from the coding sequence ATGTTCTATCAAAACGTGCTAATTATTAGGGAAAATGATCAGAATACTGATGATGATTCCCTCAAAAAACAGCTTATAAGTATCGGTTACCATCCATCACAACTGGCTACAGTTATAGGATCAGCTTATCTGCAGGAAGCCCCTTTTAACTACGAGGTGCTCTTGTTTATTACCGAAATGATGGAACCATTTGATCCCTTTGTACTAAAACTAAGTATCGACCTGCCAGATCTTCCATTGATTATCATTACCACCGCTGCTTCGCCAGAAGAAACTCTACCAACTGGAGCTGACGACTGGTTGCTTAAATCATGGATAGAGCCATTATTGTTAAAAAAGACTATAAATCTGGCTATCGAAAGAAAAAAGAATTCCTACAATTATATGCGCATTTTTAGGGAAAATCCAAGTCCCATGTATATTTATGAAAAAGATACTTTTAAATTTTTAGAGGCCAATACTTCTGCCTTAAAACAATATGGATACAACAGAAATGAATTCCTTCAGCTTACTGCTCAGGATATCCGTCCGATGTCGGAGCTGGAAGCTTTTTATAAGATAAATGAAGACTTGCCCCATGCCTATTCAAATGCAGGAATCTGGCACCACAGGCGTAAAAATGGTGAAACATTTTATGTACACATTTATACCCATCAGATACTATTTGGTGGCAAAAGCTGCAAACTGGTTATGGCTATTGATATTGATGGAAGTATAAAAGCAGAAAAGGTACTTAAGGAAAAAGCAAGAGAAATAGAAGACATACTGGAAAGTATTACTGACGGCTTTTTTACTGTTAACAAAAATTGGGAATTTACCTATATCAACAAGGAATTTGAAAGAATATTAAAACGAACCAGAGATGAACTACTTGGCAAAAACCTCTGGGAATCCTTTCCTCAATCTTTAACATTGGACTTTTTTACGCAATACCATAAAGCTATGGACGAGCATGTATCTGTCCATTTTGAAGAGTTTGACAATGTCATATCCCGGTGGCTTGCCGTAAATGCCTACCCAACAGAGAGTGGATTGGCAATTTACTTTGTTGACATTACTGACCAAAAGAATTATCAGCAAAAAATAGAGAGTCAGAATAAACAATTTAAGGAGATTGCCTGGGTGCAGGCTCATCAAATTCGCGGACCAGTATCTAACTTATTAGGGCTTGTTGAACTTTTCAACATCAAGGAACCCAGCGACCCTGATAACCTTGAACTATTGGCAAGAGTGAAACATACGGCCATCCAAATGGACGAGTCGATTAAGGAAATCGTTTACCTAACACGTAAACTTGAATCCTGA
- a CDS encoding HNH endonuclease signature motif containing protein, with the protein MKSIKETLHIDGTVCLKKRTVASKAKIVKYWENTVYQYLGCDIEVGFPGCWACGFAGFKEEEEEVEVYENWNRQGYLDRCHIVPKAHSGCNCEANLVLLCRKCHRASPDTRSAELFVRWLNGRKSWWELTYKEIADAALELNFSFEDFDLDLDAYKDEFQRYLRLNAIPVGGTLARTTFLACLIEFRELVQGGSSSGKIV; encoded by the coding sequence TTGAAATCTATAAAGGAAACACTTCATATTGATGGAACCGTTTGTTTGAAAAAGAGAACGGTCGCTAGTAAGGCTAAGATTGTTAAATATTGGGAAAATACAGTTTATCAGTATTTGGGTTGTGATATTGAAGTAGGTTTTCCAGGGTGCTGGGCTTGTGGGTTTGCTGGGTTCAAGGAGGAGGAGGAGGAAGTTGAGGTTTATGAGAATTGGAATAGGCAGGGTTATTTGGATAGGTGTCATATAGTTCCTAAGGCACATAGTGGATGTAATTGTGAGGCTAATCTGGTTTTATTGTGCCGGAAGTGTCATAGGGCAAGTCCTGACACGAGATCTGCTGAGTTGTTTGTAAGGTGGTTAAATGGAAGAAAGAGCTGGTGGGAATTAACTTATAAAGAGATTGCTGATGCTGCTTTGGAGTTAAACTTTTCTTTTGAGGATTTTGATCTTGATTTGGATGCTTATAAAGATGAATTTCAGCGGTATTTAAGGCTTAATGCTATTCCTGTGGGCGGTACCTTGGCCAGAACTACTTTTTTAGCTTGCCTAATTGAATTTAGGGAGCTTGTTCAGGGAGGATCTTCTTCAGGAAAGATTGTTTAA
- a CDS encoding tryptophan-rich sensory protein, producing MKLNPVALIINIAIPLAIGAMGAFFTASSVSTWYVTLAKPSFNPPNQIFAPVWTALYILIGISAYLIWQKRDTIKRFPRTIAIYFIQLLLNLMWSFIFFYSHQIGVAVFEVVFLLFIAIVNAIIFYKIDKIAGLLFIPYILWISFATVLTYNIFILN from the coding sequence ATGAAATTAAATCCCGTTGCGCTGATCATCAATATTGCCATTCCACTTGCTATTGGAGCAATGGGTGCTTTTTTTACAGCCAGCTCCGTTTCAACCTGGTATGTAACTCTGGCCAAGCCCTCATTTAATCCCCCTAACCAAATTTTTGCTCCGGTATGGACTGCGCTTTATATACTAATAGGTATATCAGCCTATCTGATATGGCAAAAAAGAGATACAATTAAACGTTTTCCACGAACCATTGCCATCTATTTCATTCAATTGCTATTGAACCTGATGTGGTCCTTTATTTTCTTTTACTCACATCAAATTGGAGTAGCGGTGTTCGAAGTCGTATTTTTATTATTTATCGCTATCGTTAATGCCATCATATTTTATAAAATCGATAAAATAGCGGGATTGCTCTTTATCCCCTATATTTTATGGATAAGTTTTGCAACGGTATTAACCTATAATATATTCATTCTGAACTAA